One Sodalinema gerasimenkoae IPPAS B-353 DNA segment encodes these proteins:
- a CDS encoding DUF4278 domain-containing protein: protein MKLSYRGVPYDYTPPSLEMTESEIMATYRGQSYPLRYPRHMTLVQPIADLSYRGVPYRSTVNGGAEPRERGVLRPLGSSIPMTAGEFSQVNQIHQANLCKRLSARIAIARDRGDEKLLQLLERESQDLVCSR, encoded by the coding sequence ATGAAACTCTCTTATCGCGGTGTTCCTTACGACTACACCCCTCCATCCCTAGAAATGACGGAAAGCGAGATTATGGCGACCTATCGAGGTCAGTCCTATCCCCTACGCTATCCTCGCCACATGACTCTAGTACAACCGATCGCCGATCTCAGCTATCGAGGAGTTCCCTATCGCAGCACCGTCAATGGTGGCGCGGAACCCCGAGAACGGGGTGTTTTGCGGCCATTGGGGTCTTCGATTCCCATGACGGCTGGCGAGTTTTCTCAAGTCAATCAGATCCATCAGGCCAACCTCTGTAAGCGCCTGTCAGCTCGGATTGCCATTGCTCGCGATCGCGGTGATGAAAAGCTTTTACAACTGTTGGAACGGGAAAGCCAAGATCTGGTATGTAGCCGTTAA
- a CDS encoding tRNA (guanine-N1)-methyltransferase — MGEANVTQQEGAASFEVGPGFYRRTSQVGRDLAILAAQLEKGDRGQLRVLDSMAGCGVRSLRYWLEGGADWVLANEGNPEMNRILRKNLHPLLAAKAAEISHRDANRVFFQCYDRRDYYDLVDVDSFGAPVPFLSTSLWAVRLGGLVYLTSTDGRSATGHERQQSLRIYGAYGRSHPSSHEQGLRLLIGATQQQAASKGLGVEPLFSLYAHSVYRVMLRLVKGQRLTEANYGFLTYCHHCGEYETLSWRHLGRIHPCLRDGAVRVVSGPLWLGPLHDRQYLQRMSHLAQERRWDKRVKLLQTMAEESDLPPYFYGLGEISRRNQQDTLPREVLLERLRAQGYRSSGSHIDPQAVKTEADLATCVTIAAQPR, encoded by the coding sequence GTGGGTGAAGCGAACGTAACTCAGCAGGAGGGAGCGGCTTCCTTTGAGGTGGGGCCAGGCTTTTATCGCCGTACCAGTCAGGTGGGGCGAGATTTGGCGATTCTGGCCGCTCAGTTGGAGAAGGGCGATCGCGGCCAGTTGCGGGTGTTAGATAGTATGGCCGGCTGTGGGGTGCGATCGCTGCGCTATTGGCTCGAAGGCGGCGCAGACTGGGTGCTAGCGAATGAAGGGAATCCCGAGATGAATAGGATTTTACGGAAGAATCTACATCCCCTGTTGGCAGCCAAGGCCGCAGAGATCTCTCACCGGGATGCCAACCGGGTCTTTTTCCAATGTTACGATCGCCGCGACTATTACGACCTGGTGGATGTGGATAGTTTTGGGGCACCGGTTCCCTTTCTCAGCACCAGTCTCTGGGCCGTCCGCTTGGGAGGGTTAGTCTATCTCACCAGTACCGACGGACGCAGCGCCACGGGCCATGAACGGCAGCAAAGTTTACGAATTTATGGCGCTTACGGGCGATCGCATCCCAGTAGCCATGAACAGGGATTACGATTACTCATTGGCGCCACCCAACAGCAAGCCGCCAGCAAAGGACTGGGCGTAGAACCCCTATTTTCCCTCTACGCTCATTCCGTCTATCGGGTCATGCTGCGACTGGTGAAGGGACAACGGCTGACGGAAGCCAACTATGGGTTTTTAACCTATTGTCATCACTGTGGCGAATATGAAACCCTATCTTGGCGTCACCTGGGACGGATTCACCCCTGTCTGCGAGATGGGGCAGTGCGGGTAGTCAGTGGTCCTCTGTGGCTGGGGCCCCTCCACGATCGCCAGTATCTCCAACGCATGAGCCATCTAGCCCAAGAGCGCCGATGGGACAAACGAGTTAAGCTGTTGCAGACCATGGCCGAGGAGTCAGACTTACCCCCCTACTTCTATGGCCTGGGAGAGATTAGCCGACGGAATCAGCAAGACACCCTCCCCCGAGAGGTCTTACTGGAACGGTTGAGGGCCCAGGGCTACCGTAGTAGTGGCAGCCATATTGACCCTCAAGCGGTGAAAACGGAGGCCGATTTAGCCACCTGCGTCACCATCGCCGCTCAGCCCCGATAA